A window of Haliscomenobacter hydrossis DSM 1100 contains these coding sequences:
- a CDS encoding MBL fold metallo-hydrolase, with protein MKLISINSGFFKLDGGAMFGVVPKRMWQKLSTPDENNLCTWAMRCLLIDTGERKILVDTGIGTKQDPKFRSHFIPWGQDVFLQDLAAKGYRAEDITDVLLTHLHFDHVGGAIQLDAKGNPEPTFPKARYWSNPLHFAWAERPNAREAASFLKENFMPLRDWGLLEMIDPSDKDVEWLPGIRLRFVNGHTEAMMLPIIDTPEGSVVYCADLIPSAWHIRMPYIMAYDVRPLETLREKEFLLDEAVDGNYTLLFEHDPIRESGRVVRDQNGAVILDS; from the coding sequence ATGAAACTCATTTCCATCAACTCCGGCTTTTTCAAACTCGATGGCGGGGCCATGTTTGGCGTGGTACCCAAACGCATGTGGCAAAAACTCAGCACACCTGACGAAAACAACCTCTGCACCTGGGCCATGCGTTGCCTGCTGATCGATACGGGCGAGCGCAAAATTTTGGTGGACACGGGCATTGGCACCAAACAAGACCCCAAATTTCGTTCCCATTTTATCCCCTGGGGTCAAGATGTTTTCCTGCAAGACCTCGCTGCCAAAGGATATCGTGCCGAGGACATTACCGATGTGCTGCTCACCCACCTGCATTTTGACCACGTAGGCGGAGCCATTCAGCTCGATGCCAAAGGTAATCCTGAACCCACTTTCCCTAAGGCCCGTTATTGGTCAAATCCACTACATTTTGCCTGGGCAGAAAGGCCAAATGCCCGCGAAGCGGCTTCCTTCCTCAAAGAAAATTTTATGCCCCTGCGCGACTGGGGCCTTTTGGAGATGATTGACCCCAGCGATAAAGATGTGGAATGGCTACCGGGTATCCGCCTGCGTTTTGTCAATGGGCATACCGAAGCCATGATGTTGCCCATCATCGATACACCCGAAGGAAGCGTGGTATATTGTGCCGATTTGATCCCCTCAGCCTGGCATATCCGCATGCCGTACATCATGGCTTATGACGTGCGCCCATTGGAAACTTTAAGAGAAAAGGAGTTTTTGTTGGATGAGGCGGTGGATGGAAACTACACCTTGTTGTTTGAGCACGACCCGATCCGCGAATCGGGTAGGGTAGTGCGTGATCAGAACGGGGCGGTTATACTTGACAGTTGA
- a CDS encoding LytR/AlgR family response regulator transcription factor, with amino-acid sequence MITPEVSTPQMYRCLIVDDEPQARVVLRRHIEALDMLQLVGECPNALAAFQILQQQELDLLFLDIQMPRVSGLELLRSLQHPPKVIFTTAHREHAAEAYELDVVDYLLKPVAFERFLKAIQKAFRFVPLPLAEDHQSNPGQAPFLYFRADRRMIKVFLHEILHVESLKDYVRIVTIKGESIVTKQSISGLESTLPAHRFFRIHRSFIVNLQHVSAFNATEVEMGTQKLPVGRLYRSAWLELNKTFL; translated from the coding sequence ATGATCACACCCGAAGTTTCCACGCCCCAAATGTACCGCTGTTTGATTGTTGACGATGAGCCTCAAGCACGGGTGGTGTTGCGCCGCCACATCGAGGCGCTTGATATGTTACAACTCGTGGGGGAATGTCCCAATGCCCTGGCCGCCTTTCAGATTTTGCAACAGCAGGAACTCGATTTGTTGTTTTTGGACATTCAAATGCCACGGGTAAGTGGCCTGGAATTGTTGCGTTCTTTGCAGCATCCGCCCAAAGTGATTTTCACCACGGCACACCGCGAACACGCTGCTGAAGCCTACGAACTCGATGTGGTAGATTATCTACTGAAACCTGTGGCTTTCGAACGTTTCCTCAAGGCCATTCAAAAAGCCTTTCGGTTCGTTCCACTGCCCCTTGCTGAAGACCACCAAAGTAATCCTGGGCAGGCTCCTTTCCTGTATTTCCGCGCCGATCGCCGCATGATCAAGGTGTTTTTGCACGAGATTTTGCATGTGGAAAGTTTGAAGGATTACGTGCGAATTGTCACGATCAAAGGTGAAAGTATCGTCACCAAACAGTCGATTTCGGGTTTGGAAAGCACCTTGCCCGCCCACCGTTTTTTCCGCATTCACCGTTCGTTCATCGTCAATTTGCAACATGTGAGTGCTTTTAATGCAACAGAGGTAGAGATGGGCACGCAGAAGTTGCCTGTCGGGCGCTTGTACCGCTCGGCCTGGCTGGAGTTGAATAAGACTTTTTTATAA
- a CDS encoding sensor histidine kinase, giving the protein MLESLVFSPRWTFRLGRHLLYWLFWWFLLALIYGTKFALEDPNIWWGINRSYWIAAMDMSPNLLAIALFMYGLQYGIIPHTYPRGKWLLLAVGSLLLAAVCITIETQIALHVINPWKQIIGRSFNVGWMAYFFAFTNLLKHGSATSGLAAAIRLLKQNLREREINSQLQQRQLETELEMLRLQLHPHFLFNNLNNIYGLIMDGDKRQAGDVVIRLSGLLRYMLHESAAPLVPLDKELEHLHSYVLLEQIRCADRLELGYSVQGKAAGKQIAPLILLPFVENSFKHGLANALEGGWINIDIQIREHSLHCWIANSKPEQVETTNGCGIGLKNSRKRLELLYPNQYTLKIADLEDSFSVTLEIPLHT; this is encoded by the coding sequence ATGCTCGAATCATTGGTTTTTTCACCGCGTTGGACTTTTCGTTTGGGTCGCCATTTGTTATATTGGCTGTTCTGGTGGTTCCTCCTGGCCTTGATCTACGGTACCAAATTTGCCCTGGAAGACCCAAACATTTGGTGGGGCATCAACCGCAGTTATTGGATTGCGGCTATGGACATGTCGCCCAATCTTCTGGCCATTGCCCTATTTATGTATGGCTTACAGTACGGCATCATTCCGCACACTTATCCGCGTGGCAAGTGGCTGCTGTTGGCCGTAGGGTCATTGCTATTAGCCGCAGTTTGTATTACCATTGAAACCCAGATTGCCCTGCATGTGATCAACCCCTGGAAGCAAATCATCGGGCGGTCCTTCAACGTAGGATGGATGGCCTACTTTTTTGCCTTCACCAATTTGCTAAAACATGGTAGTGCCACCAGTGGTCTGGCGGCGGCCATTCGTCTGCTCAAACAAAACTTGCGCGAACGTGAAATCAACTCGCAATTGCAACAACGCCAATTGGAGACTGAACTCGAAATGCTCCGCCTGCAACTCCATCCGCATTTTTTATTCAATAACCTCAACAACATTTATGGCCTGATCATGGATGGGGACAAACGACAAGCTGGAGATGTGGTGATTCGGCTATCGGGTTTGTTGCGCTATATGTTGCACGAAAGCGCCGCGCCGTTGGTGCCACTCGACAAAGAATTGGAGCACTTACACAGTTACGTCTTGTTGGAACAGATCCGTTGCGCCGATCGCCTGGAATTGGGCTATTCCGTGCAAGGTAAGGCCGCTGGCAAACAAATTGCGCCACTAATCCTTCTGCCTTTTGTGGAAAACAGTTTTAAACACGGACTGGCCAATGCGTTGGAGGGTGGCTGGATCAACATCGACATTCAAATTCGGGAACATAGCCTGCATTGCTGGATTGCCAACAGCAAACCAGAACAGGTCGAAACCACCAATGGCTGCGGGATTGGATTAAAAAATTCCCGTAAACGGTTGGAATTGCTTTATCCAAACCAGTACACCTTGAAAATTGCCGACCTGGAAGATTCCTTTTCCGTTACCCTTGAAATCCCCCTCCATACATGA
- a CDS encoding nuclear transport factor 2 family protein, with protein MKTRLLFFILLLCASVLQLHAQTENPEMKAVEKTLRAYMEGDSLQFASAFHPEGQMMYIKDEKLTVVPLSEFRTRGKNGKKPERKTRILGIQIYGNAAQAQLELETSELIFHDYMSLLKTPEGWKIVSKIFYREDKKKGGS; from the coding sequence ATGAAAACCAGACTGTTATTTTTTATCCTATTGCTGTGCGCTTCAGTGTTACAACTGCATGCCCAAACCGAAAATCCCGAAATGAAAGCCGTAGAAAAAACCTTACGCGCCTACATGGAAGGAGACTCCTTGCAGTTTGCCTCCGCTTTTCATCCCGAGGGGCAAATGATGTACATCAAGGATGAAAAATTGACGGTTGTACCCCTCAGCGAATTCCGGACACGCGGCAAAAACGGGAAAAAACCGGAACGTAAAACCCGCATTCTGGGCATCCAAATTTATGGCAACGCCGCTCAGGCGCAATTGGAACTGGAAACGTCAGAGCTGATTTTCCACGATTACATGAGTTTGCTCAAAACACCGGAAGGCTGGAAAATTGTGAGTAAGATTTTTTACAGGGAGGACAAAAAGAAAGGGGGATCTTAG
- a CDS encoding sialidase family protein, protein MIKLFASFYLILVSFVAFFNPQPVEKAEPMGAMPMCNTLPEGEESQLSAVAPAVVVQPVETSTAGLELDTAKIYSMPLLSKTQSNDVMLTWTEKDAQGMVSLCLAISRDFGKNFSEKKIIYSGTGIGNSRLMRAKVLSKKDGTLVAVFSNRTAAPATSTPPKRGGRSLDIVYAESKDGGNTWTSPQSVDADKTTGIVRGFFDAILMSNDEVAVAYLKDVANSTKHEERDLRLVITKNGVFQPERVIDPVVCDCCNINLLVDANGALNVYYRDNNDDIRDIARMTSFDNAETFSKPQIVHDDQWKINGCPHSGATSIKSGKSTLIAWFSGTDKEPGIRLVTNEGKKLLILADPTAKNVFLLGTAQTSVMLWEQVQGEIPQLAYRKIKNNSVSETAWIEGSANGSNPCGLVVDGQLLLAYEVKQGTGKPQLKLSTVGI, encoded by the coding sequence ATGATCAAGCTATTTGCTTCATTCTATCTAATTCTGGTAAGCTTTGTTGCTTTTTTCAATCCTCAACCCGTTGAAAAAGCGGAACCAATGGGTGCAATGCCCATGTGCAATACGCTCCCCGAAGGGGAAGAGAGCCAGTTAAGTGCAGTTGCCCCTGCTGTTGTCGTTCAACCTGTGGAGACTTCAACGGCGGGACTTGAGTTGGATACCGCCAAAATTTATTCCATGCCTTTGCTGAGCAAAACACAAAGCAATGATGTGATGTTGACCTGGACGGAAAAAGATGCGCAAGGTATGGTATCGTTGTGCCTGGCTATTTCCAGAGACTTTGGGAAAAACTTTTCTGAGAAAAAAATCATCTACTCAGGAACAGGTATCGGAAACAGCCGCTTGATGCGCGCTAAAGTGCTGAGCAAAAAAGATGGCACCTTGGTGGCCGTTTTTTCCAACCGCACCGCTGCTCCGGCCACGTCCACTCCGCCCAAACGCGGTGGCCGCTCCCTGGACATCGTTTATGCTGAGTCCAAAGATGGTGGCAACACCTGGACCAGCCCCCAATCGGTGGATGCAGATAAAACCACGGGCATCGTCAGGGGTTTCTTTGATGCCATTCTTATGTCGAATGACGAAGTTGCAGTGGCTTATCTTAAAGACGTAGCCAATAGCACCAAACATGAAGAAAGAGATTTGCGCCTGGTGATCACCAAAAATGGCGTTTTTCAACCCGAACGGGTAATCGATCCTGTGGTCTGTGATTGCTGCAACATCAACCTCCTGGTAGATGCCAATGGTGCCTTGAACGTATACTACCGCGACAACAATGATGACATTCGGGACATTGCTCGTATGACTTCATTTGACAACGCAGAAACCTTCTCCAAGCCCCAAATTGTACACGACGATCAATGGAAAATCAATGGTTGTCCACACAGTGGTGCTACTTCCATAAAGAGTGGCAAAAGTACTTTGATTGCGTGGTTTTCAGGAACCGATAAAGAGCCTGGTATCCGCTTGGTGACCAATGAAGGTAAAAAACTGCTGATACTCGCCGATCCAACTGCCAAAAATGTTTTCCTGCTGGGTACTGCCCAAACTTCGGTCATGCTTTGGGAGCAAGTGCAAGGCGAAATTCCGCAATTGGCTTACCGCAAAATCAAAAACAACAGCGTATCTGAAACTGCCTGGATCGAGGGCTCAGCCAACGGTAGTAATCCTTGCGGATTGGTGGTGGACGGTCAATTGTTGTTGGCGTATGAAGTAAAGCAAGGTACAGGAAAGCCTCAATTGAAGTTGAGCACGGTGGGGATATGA
- a CDS encoding carboxymuconolactone decarboxylase family protein — translation MAYINVPEGLPGIRGLMAFRPETAHYINGLAEVLLRDDDNTLSRGERELIATYVSHLNDCFFCQNAHGGIAQHYLQCDMEFIDNIKADYAAMPISDKLKALLSIAESVQRGGKAVRPEQIDTAKNLGATEKEIHDTVLISALFCMCNRYVDGLGTSANPDRQFYVDRGKLRAEEGYLHFDPHQ, via the coding sequence ATGGCATACATCAATGTACCCGAAGGCTTACCCGGAATCCGGGGGCTAATGGCATTCCGCCCCGAAACCGCTCACTACATCAATGGCCTAGCCGAAGTACTATTGCGAGACGATGACAACACCCTCTCGCGTGGAGAAAGAGAATTGATTGCCACGTATGTGTCACACTTGAACGACTGCTTTTTTTGTCAAAATGCCCACGGTGGCATTGCTCAACACTATTTGCAATGCGACATGGAATTTATCGACAACATCAAAGCAGACTATGCGGCAATGCCCATTTCTGACAAATTGAAAGCTTTGTTGAGTATTGCCGAGAGTGTACAACGCGGCGGGAAAGCGGTGCGCCCCGAACAAATTGACACGGCCAAAAATCTGGGGGCTACGGAAAAAGAAATCCATGATACGGTACTCATTTCGGCCTTGTTTTGTATGTGCAACCGCTACGTGGATGGACTGGGCACCAGTGCCAATCCCGATCGCCAGTTTTATGTAGATAGAGGTAAGCTGCGGGCGGAAGAGGGGTATTTGCATTTTGATCCGCATCAATAA
- a CDS encoding carboxymuconolactone decarboxylase family protein has product MAHISLQDGVPGIRSLVLYRPDTGKPLYELAQVLLRADSPLSPGERELIAAYVSAQNECVFCSCSHAAAARYLYQDEEQIVDLVLADYQSAPISDKIKALLSIAGKVQADARTVSEADVALARSCGASDRDIHDTVLIAAAFCMFNRYVDGLGTSTPSDPDAYRLMGERMGSLGYVPPVQL; this is encoded by the coding sequence ATGGCCCATATTTCCTTACAAGATGGTGTACCTGGCATCCGCAGTTTGGTGCTGTATCGGCCCGATACGGGCAAACCTTTGTATGAATTGGCGCAGGTCTTGTTGCGTGCCGATTCACCCTTGAGTCCTGGCGAGCGAGAATTGATCGCCGCTTATGTTTCCGCCCAAAACGAATGTGTATTTTGTTCTTGCAGCCACGCCGCCGCTGCTCGCTATTTGTATCAGGATGAGGAACAAATCGTGGATCTGGTGCTGGCCGATTACCAAAGCGCGCCCATTTCTGACAAAATCAAGGCCTTGCTGAGCATCGCGGGTAAGGTCCAGGCGGATGCCCGCACGGTAAGTGAAGCGGATGTTGCACTGGCTCGTTCCTGCGGTGCCAGCGACCGCGATATCCACGATACGGTGCTGATTGCCGCCGCTTTTTGTATGTTCAATCGGTATGTAGATGGATTGGGTACATCGACTCCGAGCGATCCCGATGCGTATCGCCTCATGGGCGAGCGCATGGGTAGCTTGGGGTATGTACCTCCCGTTCAATTATAG
- a CDS encoding MFS transporter, producing MQAFSLKNKAFPAFVLCMLSYLLAGTVATLMSTYLPVAIPELLGKSVDEAQLGQIGAYLNTAFLVGWMLGGLCLGMVGDKIGRIKTLAFSIFVYGFFTLLTVFVINWETLLFYRFLAGIGVGGVLVFSTVYISEIWPESTRPIALGILAVSFPIGIVLTGSLNIVFAYWRSAFWLGFIPMFLAVVTLMFIPESEQWHQAKPKQMGLQESIFSAPHKKRLIAGSLVFGSVLIGLWAIFSWFPTWIQSLLGAGVDGQQERGLSMMLLGLGGITGGFFSGFLIKKLGSRHTLMFTFAGCFLACCLLFLTNVRFTPIIYFETALLSLFFGISQGALSSYIPELFPINIRATATGFCFNIGRFFTATAVFFVGSLVSFFGGFGNALLFFSITFLVALLVAFNDRAPEPESVPSSSCLK from the coding sequence ATGCAAGCATTTTCGCTAAAAAATAAAGCCTTTCCGGCCTTTGTACTGTGCATGTTGTCCTATTTGCTGGCAGGAACGGTGGCGACCTTGATGTCGACGTATCTCCCAGTAGCCATACCCGAATTATTGGGCAAAAGTGTTGACGAGGCCCAACTAGGGCAAATTGGCGCCTACCTCAATACGGCCTTTTTGGTAGGCTGGATGTTGGGGGGATTGTGCCTGGGCATGGTAGGCGACAAAATTGGCCGCATCAAAACTTTGGCTTTTTCAATCTTTGTCTATGGCTTTTTCACCCTGCTAACCGTTTTTGTCATAAACTGGGAAACCTTGCTGTTTTACCGTTTTTTGGCGGGTATCGGTGTGGGAGGTGTACTGGTGTTCAGCACCGTGTACATCTCCGAAATCTGGCCCGAAAGTACACGTCCGATTGCCCTCGGCATATTGGCCGTTTCATTCCCAATCGGCATTGTGTTGACAGGAAGTTTAAATATTGTTTTTGCCTATTGGCGTTCAGCCTTTTGGCTGGGCTTTATTCCCATGTTTTTGGCCGTAGTTACCCTTATGTTCATCCCTGAATCGGAGCAATGGCACCAGGCCAAACCCAAACAAATGGGCTTGCAAGAATCCATTTTTTCGGCTCCACATAAAAAGCGCCTCATTGCGGGATCCTTGGTTTTTGGTTCGGTATTGATCGGTTTGTGGGCTATTTTTTCCTGGTTCCCCACCTGGATACAAAGCCTTCTGGGCGCAGGGGTTGATGGCCAACAGGAGCGTGGACTGAGCATGATGCTGTTGGGTTTGGGTGGAATCACGGGCGGCTTTTTTTCCGGTTTTTTGATCAAAAAACTCGGTTCGCGCCACACGTTGATGTTTACATTTGCCGGTTGCTTTTTGGCTTGTTGCCTCCTGTTTTTGACCAATGTTCGTTTTACCCCCATCATTTACTTTGAAACCGCCTTACTTTCTCTATTCTTTGGCATCAGTCAAGGTGCTTTGTCCAGTTACATTCCGGAACTTTTTCCCATCAACATTCGGGCAACAGCTACAGGGTTCTGCTTTAACATTGGCCGCTTTTTTACGGCTACTGCCGTTTTTTTCGTAGGCAGTCTGGTCAGTTTTTTTGGCGGTTTTGGCAATGCTCTGCTGTTTTTTTCCATCACTTTTTTGGTGGCTTTGCTGGTGGCTTTCAACGATCGTGCACCTGAACCTGAATCTGTACCTTCTTCATCGTGCCTAAAATAA